GGTATTGAGCCTGGGGCAGAGCAGCTCCTCCCCAACTTCTGTCCCAGCCTTGAAGGCTGAGGCCCCTCTTTTCCAGATGCCAATAAAGAGCAGTTTATGAGTCCTCCTGTGTACAGCTGCTGTGTGGTAGAATGGcacccctaatcccagcactctcagGGACTGAAGGGAAGAAGCTTCTTTCCTGAGTTTATGACAGAACCTGGATGGAAGTTAGCTGGCCTTAAGGCGGCCCTCCCAAGGGGCAGGGCCTGCAGCTTCTGAGTTGGAGGCCAAAGAGGGGGAGAGAAGTCTCCTCCATGGAAATCTGTGAGTAACAGAAGCCGTCACCTACACCACCTGCTACGGAGGCCAGTGGGAGTGGCGTGAGTCCTAACTGTAGCACCCTTGCAGCAGTGCCACAGGGAGGGTGCACATCTCCTTTTATCTACCTACAGAAATGGGACGGAAACAGATTTCcaacttttaataaattaaaactttatacTGTATTACATAATccatggagggagagaaaggggatGAAACTGAAGGAACCAGGACTCTGGAGGACGCAGGATGCTGTTTCTCTGGATGAGATGTACTCTGCCACTGTGCTCTCTGGGCACTTTCAGATGATGGGGTCTGAGATGTGTCCTCAGGCTGCATCAGCTGTCTTCAATCTCCAGAACTGAAAGAGCCTGACCCAGGGGCATCTTGGTGGCCACCAGAACCAGGTTTCTGGGAGAGAGTTCAGGACTGAAGATGGGCAGGAGCTCAGCATGGAAACCTGGGAGAAAGGGCTTAATCATAAGGGGAAGAATGAACCAAACTCACTCAGCCGCTTCTGCCCAGGCCTGTAGGCATAGTCCCTTTTCCCCATGGGGGAGGATCCAGCGGGGCTAAGGAGACCCCGTTCTCCATAAGGAATACGGGTTCCCAAGGCACTGACTTGGGAGGCAGTCCTCTTGCATTGTAGGTTCTCGATGCCTGGGAAGCTTGCTTAACATGCACCTTAGAGAGGTTCACCAGAGGCTGATTTGGTAGGAATcttaatattttttttgagatggagtctctgtcgcccaggctggagtgcagtggtgcaatctcggctcactgcaacctccgcctcctgggttcaagcaattcttttgcctcaaccacccgaatagctgagactacaggtgtgcgccaccatacccagctactttttgtatttttactagaaatggagtttcgccatggctggtcttgaactcctgacctcacgtgatctacccaccttggcctcctaaagtgctgggattaataggcataagccaccgcatgCAGCCTGGATTCTTTTTTTAACAAATCCCCTACTCCCAACCCACTAGTGACTCAAAGGTGGGGTCCAAGGATCACAACAGTGATTAGCTAGGCCCAGAACATGTTGGGGCTGGGACTTGGAGAAGGAGCCCCAGAACCCCAGTCACTATAGTCCTTGGGTCCCTGCTGTAGGCCACCCTCACCCTGTTCCTGAAGGTACAGCAGCCGGTCCAGTAGAATAAGCGTCTCCACCAGTGGGGCAAGCAGTAGAGCCAGGCTGAAGAAGGCCACCACACGGTTCTCCTGGGCCAGGTGGGCCTGAAGGGCAGCCAGATTCAGTGGCAGCTGGGGATCTAGCCCCACTCGCTGTAGCCCCTGCTGCACATATCTGTGGGATCAGTCACATTCAGCACTCAGTTTGGTTTTAAGAACTGTCACCTCTCAAACTTTGCTTGTTCCTAATTCAATTCcaactttgctttattttctacCCCAATATGCGTTttcatgaacatatatatatatatatatatttttttttttttttttttttagatggagtctcgctgtgtcgcccaggctggagtgcagtagcacaatctcggctcactacaagctctgcctcccggtttcatgccattctcctgcctcagcctccagagtagctgggactacaggtacccactaccacgcccagctaatttttttgtgtttttagtagagacagggtttcaccatgttcaccaggatggtctcgatctcctgaccttgtgatccgccggcctcggcctcccaaatatatatttttaaagacagggtcttcctgtcacccaggctggagagcagcagggcaatcatagctcactgtagcctcaaacacctcaatcctcccacctcagcctcccaagtagctgggtctacaggtatgAACTACcatgcctgcctttttttttttttttttttttttttttttttaacagacgtGGTCTctctatgtagcccaggctggtctctaactcccagcctcaagcaatcctcctgccttggcctctcaaagagctgggattacaggcatgagccaccacacctggccacgtATTTTTGAATGTTTCTCTGGCTGTGAGCTGTCTGTCCAATAGTAAAttgatttaaacattttcagCCAGTTCTGTTCAACTATTTAGCCatatttttagcatttaaaaaactttttcttttttttttttggagacagagtcttgctctgtcgcccaggctagagtacagtggcgcgatctcggttcactgaaacctccagctcctgggttcaaacgattctcctgcctcagcctcctgagtagctgggattacaggcgcgtgcctccacgcctggctaatttttgtatttttagtagagacagggttttgccatgttggccaggctagtctcgaactcctgacctcaggtgatcggcctgcgtcagcctcccaaactgctgggattacaggtatgagccaccacgcctggccaaaacttcATGTTTCTTTGTTATTCTCCTGATAAAAGAGGGACAACTCTCAAAGAAATTTTGAGAAGGTATCCTGATCAGAGAACTCCAAATCACTCCTCTGGGTATACTTAGATTTTCTTTAGGCTATGCTGAAAGTGAGGGTAGAAGACCTCCAGTTAGAAATCTCCcctccaggccgggtgcggtggctcatgcctgtaatcccagcactttgggaggccgaggtgggcggatcacgaggtcaggagatcgagaccatcctggctaacgtggtgaaaccccgtctctactaaaaatacaaaaaattagccgggtgtagtggcgggcgcctgtagtcccagctactcgggaggctgaggcaggagaatggcgtgaacccgggagacggagcttgcagtgagccaagatcgcaccactgcactccagcctggccagactccatctcaaaaaaaaaaaaaaaaaaagaaatctcccctccactgccccccacccctgTACCCCAACCTCACTCTTCAATCTTGAGCTCGTGGACCCTGGGGATACCCTGCACGCCTGGCCGACGGAGCTCAGGCCGGGCCCGTCGGATGACTGTCTCCAGTGCTGCACGGTAGCAGTGAGTTCGGAGGCCAGGGCCAGCTTTCTGTAGCCGCTCAGCATATTCCTCCAGGGCATGGCAGGCCCCCTCCCGAAGCCGGTAGGGCAGTTCATAGCCAGGCAGCCCAGCCACCCACTGACTCAGTGGGTAGCCGCCAGGGTCACTCAGCTTCATGTAGCAGCAGCCCACTGAGGCCAGGGCCACCACCGCAGGACAGCAGGAGAAGTGTCTCAGCAAAGCAACACTCAGATCCCCACAGGTGTGGAGGCCTGTGAGCAGCAAGCGGGCCCTGCCCTGACACGGGTTCTCCAGTGGAAGCAGAAGCTCGTCACACAGGGCTGCGGGGTCTACCCACCTAACCACGTGGTGTGGGGAGTGACGAGGGCTGGTTTGGACCACCTGTGGAAGCAGGAAAGGACAAAGGCAGATGGGAAGTCTGTTTGCTGTCCCCAGGCCACCTCAGGCCACAGGAAGGGATCTGTCCTCCATGTTATTCCCCAAGGAGGAATGTGGGAGATAAGCTGGGTGCGGGAGAGGGCTGGACCACAAGTCAGGAGAGGGGGATAAATCCTGGACTTATCATTTACCATGTACATCTTTTCATCTGAGACccgtttttcttatttgtaacaaGTCTAAAACCTGACTGGCCACTTCACAGATAGTGAGAAGTATACATTGGTGTggaaagcactttgtaaataGAAAGTAACTTTGAGATAGGGGGAGGCACCGGGGGAAAGGGGAACCTTGGGAAAGAGGTAATAGAAATTGGGGACCACACCACTTCAAGCTGAGAAACTTGAAAGATGTAATCCAGCCTCTGTGCTCAATTCCAGCCAAGCGGCCCCTGCTCCCGCAGTCCAGATCGCAGGAAGGGTTGGCCTACCTGCGGgttcctcttctcctctttctccagaGCCTGCAGAAGCTCCTGGTCCAGGCGCTGGGCTCTCTCTACCAGTCTCTGATCCCCTTCGATGCTCTTCACCATCAACCCCAGGCCAAGAGCCATGAAGCGGGAGAGATGGCCCTGGAGTCACGAGGAGGATGGAGACAGCCCTGTTCAGTGCCCTATCTACTGTCACCCTCCCCATGGGTAACCTGGACACCTGGGTCCCAGGCCCCACAGAAGGCTTAAATTTTACCCTACAGAACTTATTAACATCAGTGTGGCTTAAGTTGGTATATAACTCCCCCATTGTTAAATCTGActggcttaaaaaaaattacacaaagagaaaaaaaaaatctatcctgCTTGGTTCCACCGCTTCTTGACACCTGCCTCGCTGGGCCTGTGGCCTGATAACCTGCCTTCCAGGTGTTCTATGTCCCCATGACTCAAAAAAACAGTACATCAAGACTCTGGCTCACCTGGCCTGAGCCCACGTCTACAACCTGGGTGCAGCCTGTGAAATCACTCAGCTTCTTCACCAACTGAAAGAGGAGGAAACAAAGGTCTCCTAGCCACTGGTTCTTGACTCCTGGGGCAAACACCCATACTGAGAGTGGAAGAGACAAAGATGACAGAGAAAGATGGACAGAGGGTGCCCTGGATGTGAAGACAGATTTGGAAAGAAAGATATAGGGGTGAGGGTGGAAGCAAGGAGAGTGGACCTGACCCCAGGTTCAGGTCCACTCTCCTTGCCTCACAGGTCAGTGATTCAATCTCCCCCACAGAACAAGAACCCTGCGTGAAGCCATGAGCAGATTGTGGAGATTTGAGAACAGGAATGAGACTGTGATTCAGACCTAGCTGCCAACCAACCCCACAAAGGATGAAAAAGAACCCCAGCATCAAAATATGATTAGTTATGTCTGTTGAGGTAAAGGAATGTCTAGGGCCTCTGGCCTTGCATGTGAGGTAAAGGGCACACATCTTTGTAAGCCAGGCTTAAGGAGTCCCTGGGCTCCCAGACACCACCCATGCTCCAGCCATCTCCTCACCTCTCCCAGCCTCCGGATCTCATGCTGCTTCTTGGGCCTGACATGTTTCCGGAATGGAGCTGTTAGTCGGGAGCTCTGGCTGGGGTTCTCCAGGAATTCTGAGGGGGTCTGAAAGCCAGGCGTCCGGGTAAAGGCCAGGGCACAGGCCGTGGACTTCAGGGCCAGCAGGGTGAGTGGCCACACTGACCTGTACCTGAGATAGTCCAGCCGAGGCCTCCAGTGAATAGTCCCATCACATCTGAGTGCAGCAGTTTACAACCCGAGGCCCAGGAAGACCTTATGAGACTCTCTGAGCAATACGCTCACTGCAGGGCTTAAAGCCTTGAGTTCCCCAGCACAGGGCCCTTCTAGCCCATACCTGACGACCTCCCCTTCCCCAGGCATCCCCAGCAGCATtgtggccagctgtggtggtttCAGTCCATCCAATGCTTCCTGCCATGAGCAAGGGAGTGTGTCCCATAGGTTGTCTGTGAAAAATTCCTACAGAAGAAGGGGAGAAGCCATCAGCAAGCTACTACCACTCCcattctttcccactccaatTTTCAACTACACACCTCATTGCCTGCCTCTTCCCAGCACTGCCACATAGGGCCACTGCCTGTAACTGGCAGGTACCTCCTACTAAGCCGAGTCAGTTCTCTGAagcctgctccagcctccccGACTCTGGTGGCTTAACTCTGTTTCCTTGGAGTCCAGATTGCATTCTGGACACACTTCTTTTAGCAATTTCTGCACTTATTTGTGTCTGTTTTCTCTATTAAATTGAATTTCTTAAGGAGAGGGATGGGATGGTATCTTCACATCTGCATCCCTAACACTTACCAGAGTGACTGACACACAGTATTAGTACATTACCACTTAGTAACCTGCAttatatgtgccagacactggtgtctttttattcattcatccaccacAAATTCTGGGGCTGTGTTTCGGTTATACATCAAGCTCTATTGTAGGCTCAGGGAATACAACAGTGAACCTGAGACAAGATTCTGGCTCCTGCAgagtttacattaaaaaaaataataactttggccgggcatggtggctcacgcctgtaatcccagcactttgggagaccaaggcgggcagatcacctgagatcaggagttcgagaccagcctggccaatatggtgaaaccccctctctactaaaattacaaaaatttgctgggcatgttggcacatgcctgtaatcccagctacccagtaggctgaggcaggagaatcgctggaaccctggaggcagaggctgcagtgagcctagatcgcgccactgcactccagcctgggtagcagagcaagactccgtctcaaaccaaaccaaaacaaacaaaacttgagACAACATCATATGTCACATAGACAAAACACTAATGAAACAGTAATGTAATGGAGAGTTTGGGCAAGGACTACTTTAGATAGGATGATGAGGGAAGACCTGtctgaggtgacatttgagctgagacttgaaTGATGAATAGGTGCTAGGCATGTAAAGAAAAAACAGGTAATAGCAAACACTTATTTAACAGCTTCTTGGCCAGGTACTGCTGTAAACATTTGACATGTATTAATGCATTTGATCCTTTAAACAATGctttgaggtaggtattattttttatcccccattttacagatgtagaaaCAGGCACAGcacttaagtaacttgcccacatCCAAAAGCTAGCAAATAGCTGAGctgggattatttatttatttatttttagagatggagtctcactctgctacataggctggagtgcagtggtgcgatctcagctcactgcaacccccgcctccctggttctagcaattctcctgcctcagcctccctagtagctgggactacaggcgtgtgctgccaagccgattttttttttttttttttttttttgtattttggtagagacagggtttcaccgtgttgcccaggctggtctcgaactcccgagctcaggcaatccacccaccttggcctcccagagtgctaggattacaggtgtgagccataatACCTGgcctgagctgggatttgaaaccaATTTTTCTCTAGAGTCCTTGTTCTTAACCATTCTGCAACTGCCTTTCTGTGGCAGAAGATCAGTGAGTGCAAAGGCCCAGATGCCTGCCATATTGGCAGAACAGAAATCAGGCCAGCAGAGGTATAGCACAGTGAAATGTGAGAATAAAATGGGATAGAGTTGAAGAGACAGTAGGAGCCAGATCTTGGGTTTTATAGGTAATAGTAAGGAGTTAAGATTTCATAAAAGTTTCTAGGAAGCAAGGGATTGTCGCGATCAGATTTACATTTGAATGCTATCAATCTAGCTGCTCAGTGAAGAATTGGTTATGGCAGGGCAGAGGTAAGCACACAGCAAGATCGGTTAGGAAGTAGTTCAGAAGAGAGGTGATGGTGGCTTGGCCTAGGGTGGCAGCAATGGAGGTGGGGACAAATGGATGAATTTGGGATCTATTCCGAAGGCAGAGCCAAGAGGACTTGTTGAAGGACTGGATTGTGGATCAATGAAGGACAGCACTGAATCAATGATGGCCTCTGGGTATGTGGTCTAAACAATTCAGTGGATGGTGGTGCCATTTACACATtctctcatttattcttcacaatgATCCTTCAGACTGGGTTCCATTGTACAGCTGAGGAAACCCTGGCTAGGACAAGCTGGGGGTTAGGGAGGCCTAAGGTTAACACCATAGGGGAGGCAGGATTCTAGACTAAGCCTTTTTGATTCGAGCCAGGACTGTCTACTATACCACAAAACCACGTATTCAAAGCTTGGATGAATAAGGTGTGTTCTTGGAACACCTGACATGCTCCAAGAAGAGTTCAACATAATTGCAGCATGGTTCCAATGTCCACGCATTTTATTACCTTGGATCTGGGAAGATTACAAAAACAATCTAGGTAGGTActagaaatattatttatgcagtgagccgagatcgtgccactgcactccagcctgggggacagagcgagactccgtctcaaaaaaaaaaaaaagaaaaaaaaagaaatattatttatgtcagctaaaaaaaaggagggatcACTCCAGTTTTAACCCCTTCTTGTACAGAAAAAGACTGAAACTCATAGAAGGAAAGAGATCAGAGGTAATTCTCCAGATTCTCTCCCTGACGTGGGCACCTAGCCAACCACACGACCAGAGACATCCCACCCACGCCCCTGTGGCCTCACGATGATGTAGGCATCCAAGATGGAACGGTAGAGCGCCAGGACACGGGTGAGGTTAACAGCTAGCTGCCTCCTCCCCTCATGAGAGAGGCCTCGGGCGGAGATGCCCGGCATCCCGGGGTCCAGCAGGGAGCGCGGGGAGCGAGAACGCAGTGAACAGGGATCCAGGGTCAGTACTACGCGGGTCCAGGACCCGGACGGGGCTCAGCTCTGCAGGCAGAACAGGAAGAGTTTTGGGTCCAGTCTCCGACGCTGCCTTTCCGAGATCCCATGCTGGAGTGGAAGATTTGAGGCGCCCCCCAGACGTCACAGGGCGCGACGTTTCACAGTGCGAAGGTGTCAGCGTCAGAGCACGTAGGGCGGGGTAACAGTGCAGTGACGCCACAAAAGCGTGCCGCTGAGCTCAGCTCACAACGAGGCGGGCCAAGTTCCAGTTCCCGCCCCTTGCCGTACACTTCTCTCCTCTTACGGAAGTGAAGCCGGAGGTGTCCGGCGGGCTGCAGTTCCGGTTTATCGCGGCCTTCCCACACCTTCGCGTTGTACCACCACGGGGCTAGAGGGGCCGGGGAGCGcatcccgcccccgcccccacccacgCCGCCCCCTCCTCCGCCGCCACTGCCGCTCCTCACACACTCCGAATCACTGGCCTCACTACCTGAGGTCGGGGCGGTGCGGGTGCGCGCGCGCCGACCTCTGGCGCGTTCTAACCCGCGCGCCTGCCTTCCCGGGCTTCGTCGGCGCGCACCGATTTCCGCATCCGGCTCCGGACGCTTCCGGTCTTAGCTGGACCCGTCTGGGAGGTAGGTTTGTGAGCGCGAGAGATCGATGTGTACCGCGGGGATCCGAAGTATGCTTATCCAGGTGGGCTGCCTGGAGCCTCGATCCCACCCCCGCCCTGGTAGGTGGTGTCAAGGTCCTTGCGTGGGAGAAGGACTGGGGTGAGATGCATGTGGAGATTGCCCCCAATTCCGGCCTGGAGCCAAGGGAAAGGGATGCCTGGATTTGTGTCTCTATTCGTGGTCCACGCTGCGGATGCCTGGGTAGCCCAGAGGTTATCTACGCCATACTTCTCACTGTTTTTGAGCATACCTAGATGTTCCTTTCCTAGGCGGAGTATAGAGGGCACGTGTTCTAGCCTCTTAGACTCATAGAGGATTCGAGCTCTATAAGCCCCTCCACtcccttcattttacaaatgagactCAAACCTAGAGCGCGGTAATGACTTTACTAAGACCAAACGGCTGGTGAATTGGGCTTCACTAGAATCCAGGCTTGCTGGCTAACACCAATGCTCCCTCCATCATTtcatgttatgttttcatttcccctGTGTCTGAGAGATTGCTCTGATGTCTTTCCTTCCGTAAGTCCTACGGAGATCGAGCTTACCTCATTTTTCTCCCAGGCCTAGGAGCTCAATTACCAGGATGAATTTCTTCCCCAGGGTGTACTACAGACCTCCACATGTTGGACAGTAGGATTCAGCAGAGAATGAGTCCCACATCCTCTGTTCATCCATAAGCCACTCTTCCAACTactcttccaccttccattatccCTATGTCTACTTTACTGCTCAATCTGGATTTTGGGGAACCTCCTCCCAAAAAGGCATTAGAAGGAAATGCCAAGCACCGAAATTTTGTCAAGAAGCGGAGGCTCTTAGAACGGAGAGGCTTTCTGAGTAAAAAGAACCAACCCCCTATCAAGGCGCCTAAGTTGCACTCTGAACCTCCAAAGAAAGGGGAAACTCCTACGGTGGATGGCACTTGGAAGACCCCTTCCTtcccaaaaaagaagaagacagctGCCTCCAGCAATGGGTCAGGACAGCCCCTGGACAAGAAAGCCGCAGTGTCTTGGTTGACCCCTGCCCCTTCAAAAAAGGCTGATTCTGTTGCTGCTAAAGTAGATTTGCTGGGAGAGTTCCAGAGTGCCCTTCCAAAGATCAATAGCCACCCAACCCGCTCTCAGAAGAAGAGCTCCCAGAAGAAATCCTCTAAAAAGAACCATCCTCAGAAGAATGCCCCACAGAACTCCACCCAAGCTCATTCAGAGAATAAATGCTCCGGAGCATCCCAGAAGTTGCCATGGAAGATGGTGGCAATTGACTGTGAGATGGTGGGCACAGGACCAAAGGGGCATGTTAGTTCCTTGGCTCGATGTAGCATTGTCAACTACAACGGAGATGTGCTTTATGATGAGTACATTCTTCCCCCCTGCCACATTGTGGACTACCGAACCAGGTGGAGTGGTATCCGGAAGCAGCACATGGTGAATGCCACACCCTTCAAGATTGCTCGAGGCCAGGTAAGAAGCATGGGGCCTGATGGTGGCAGGCAGGTGGATGGAGAGAGGTCTAACTCATTTTTCTGCAAAGGATATCACTATGGGAAGACACCAAAGgtttgtggagggagggaggagaatctGTCAGTTGTTGAAGAAGGCCCCCTGTCGGTGGAAGGAGCAGTGAAAGTCAGGAAGATACAATTAGCTGGTGTCACAAACTTCACTGGTCAAGATCTAttttagccgggcgcagtggcacttgcctataatcccagcactttgggaggctgaggcgggagaatcgctcaagcccaggaactcaaggcctgtctgggcaacatagcggaACTCgtctacaaaaaagttagccaagtgtggtacatgcctgtagtcccagctactcaggaggtcgaggctgcagtgagctgagatcacaccactgccactgcactccagcctgagcgacagagtgagactctgtctcaaaaaaacaaacaaaaaaactatttttggTTCTAAATTGGGTCTGGGGAACTGGTAATCTGCATAGAGAAATAACAGCAAGTGATGAAACTGGACAGAGCTGCAGACATCAGTGTCAGGAGAAAGGGCTTGATTTGAAAAAACCTTGCGAGTTGGAGCCTAAGCTTGAGAGAGGAAAGGTGGAGAGCTCTTCCCAAGCAAAAAGTAGCCTGTGGCAAGTGCGGAAAGTGGTGGTGGTAAGAGAGGGCAGAAAGTTGACAGGGGGAGCTGGGGTATATATTGTCCAACTGAAACAGGTAACCAGTGAAGGGCATAAACGGCACAGGGCCGGCACTTCGGGTTGTCATCTCACTCCTAGCCCTGTGCTGGCTATGGAGCGCAAGGCATGAACAGAAAGGAGAGTGAGCTGGGAGGGGTGAAAGGAGGAAGTGAAGGGAGAGCAAGAGACCTGCTGGTCTCAGGAGGCCGCCAGAGGGCGCCCTTGGTGTACGTCTTTGCAGTTTCAGGTCCACACTGCCTTCTCTGGACACGCTGTTCCCATAATGCCTTATATGCGGTCAGTTGGAGGAGGTTCGTTAGAGGTGAGGTGACTGACTGTTCTAGAAAAGACGGAAAGAAGAGTTAAACATCTTGTGCACAAAGGGGCACAGCCAAGCAAAGGCATAGGAGAGGCAGAAGATGGGACGAGTCTGAGACAGCAAATCTGCCCAGCTTTGATGAGGGCTATATGTCGAGGTTAATAAGAAATGAAGGTGGTGGTGGACAGTAAGTAGGTGAAGTCAGAAGTAACGAAATATCTGGTTCACAGGACTACGTCTGGTTTTCATCATAAAGCACTTCCCCAGTGCCAAGCTGGGGTTATGAGACTAAGTATGTCCAGATGAGCCTAGCCCCTTCAGAGGGGGTCCCTTTGGGAGGCTATGCAGGACtgtcacttttgttgaaaacctgtTTGGAACCTCATTTGGGAATGGCCTTCAGAGCCTGTGGCATGTTCTTCGGTTGTCCTCATTGGTAGCATGTCCTCCTGCTTCAAGAGCCTGAAatggctaggtgtggtgacatgtgtctgtaatcccagctactcaggagtttgaggtgagagtattgcttgagcccaggagtttgaggccagccaaCCTGCGAaaaatagcaagacctcatctcttttgaaaaataagtttcctgaaggccaggtgtggtggctcacacctgtaatcccagcactttgggaggctgaggcgggcagatcacaagatcagaagttcgagaccagcctggcccatatggtgaaactctgtctctactgaaaatacaaaaattagccgggcgtggtggcgggtgccagtagtcccagctacttaggaggctgtggcaggagaaacgcttgaacccgggaggcggaggttgtagtgagccaagatcgtgccagtacgctccagcctgggcaacagagcaagactccatctcaaaaaaaacagttTCTTGAAATATTGAGAAGTTATTTTACTTGGTTCCAAAACTAGTGTGAATAAGGTTCCTTCTGAAACTTTATATgtgattcttaattttttatggtTTGTAGATTCTGAGAATTTGATGAAAGCCACAGATTCTCTTCCTCTAGTACCCATACACATCTAATTGCATGAAATTTTGGGCTTTTGTTA
This portion of the Pongo abelii isolate AG06213 chromosome 1, NHGRI_mPonAbe1-v2.0_pri, whole genome shotgun sequence genome encodes:
- the METTL25B gene encoding methyltransferase-like protein 25B isoform X5; the protein is MPGISARGLSHEGRRQLAVNLTRVLALYRSILDAYIIEFFTDNLWDTLPCSWQEALDGLKPPQLATMLLGMPGEGEVVRYRSVWPLTLLALKSTACALAFTRTPGFQTPSEFLENPSQSSRLTAPFRKHVRPKKQHEIRRLGELVKKLSDFTGCTQVVDVGSGQGHLSRFMALGLGLMVKSIEGDQRLVERAQRLDQELLQALEKEEKRNPQICAAGATASGARSPAATESGCPSGPPGPGEPCGGLLQPGSTACPTGGDAYSTGPAAVPSGTGPFSQVSMLSSCPSSVLNSLPETWFWWPPRCPWVRLFQFWRLKTADAA
- the METTL25B gene encoding methyltransferase-like protein 25B isoform X1; this translates as MPGISARGLSHEGRRQLAVNLTRVLALYRSILDAYIIEFFTDNLWDTLPCSWQEALDGLKPPQLATMLLGMPGEGEVVRYRSVWPLTLLALKSTACALAFTRTPGFQTPSEFLENPSQSSRLTAPFRKHVRPKKQHEIRRLGELVKKLSDFTGCTQVVDVGSGQGHLSRFMALGLGLMVKSIEGDQRLVERAQRLDQELLQALEKEEKRNPQVVQTSPRHSPHHVVRWVDPAALCDELLLPLENPCQGRARLLLTGLHTCGDLSVALLRHFSCCPAVVALASVGCCYMKLSDPGGYPLSQWVAGLPGYELPYRLREGACHALEEYAERLQKAGPGLRTHCYRAALETVIRRARPELRRPGVQGIPRVHELKIEEYVQQGLQRVGLDPQLPLNLAALQAHLAQENRVVAFFSLALLLAPLVETLILLDRLLYLQEQGFHAELLPIFSPELSPRNLVLVATKMPLGQALSVLEIEDS
- the METTL25B gene encoding methyltransferase-like protein 25B isoform X2; the encoded protein is MWQCWEEAGNEEFFTDNLWDTLPCSWQEALDGLKPPQLATMLLGMPGEGEVVRYRSVWPLTLLALKSTACALAFTRTPGFQTPSEFLENPSQSSRLTAPFRKHVRPKKQHEIRRLGELVKKLSDFTGCTQVVDVGSGQGHLSRFMALGLGLMVKSIEGDQRLVERAQRLDQELLQALEKEEKRNPQVVQTSPRHSPHHVVRWVDPAALCDELLLPLENPCQGRARLLLTGLHTCGDLSVALLRHFSCCPAVVALASVGCCYMKLSDPGGYPLSQWVAGLPGYELPYRLREGACHALEEYAERLQKAGPGLRTHCYRAALETVIRRARPELRRPGVQGIPRVHELKIEEYVQQGLQRVGLDPQLPLNLAALQAHLAQENRVVAFFSLALLLAPLVETLILLDRLLYLQEQGFHAELLPIFSPELSPRNLVLVATKMPLGQALSVLEIEDS
- the METTL25B gene encoding methyltransferase-like protein 25B isoform X6; this translates as MPGISARGLSHEGRRQLAVNLTRVLALYRSILDAYIIEFFTDNLWDTLPCSWQEALDGLKPPQLATMLLGMPGEGEVVRYRSVWPLTLLALKSTACALAFTRTPGFQTPSEFLENPSQSSRLTAPFRKHVRPKKQHEIRRLGELVKKLSDFTGCTQVVDVGSGQGHLSRFMALGLGLMVKSIEGDQRLVERAQRLDQELLQALEKEEKRNPQICAAGATASGARSPAATESGCPSGPPGPGEPCGGLLQPGSTACPTGGDAYSTGPAAVPSGTGFPC
- the METTL25B gene encoding methyltransferase-like protein 25B isoform X3, encoding MPGISARGLSHEGRRQLAVNLTRVLALYRSILDAYIIEFFTDNLWDTLPCSWQEALDGLKPPQLATMLLGMPGEGEVVRYRSVWPLTLLALKSTACALAFTRTPGFQTPSEFLENPSQSSRLTAPFRKHVRPKKQHEIRRLGELVKKLSDFTGCTQVVDVGSGQGHLSRFMALGLGLMVKSIEGDQRLVERAQRLDQELLQALEKEEKRNPQVVQTSPRHSPHHVVRWVDPAALCDELLLPLENPCQGRARLLLTGLHTCGDLSVALLRHFSCCPAVVALASVGCCYMKLSDPGGYPLSQWVAGLPGYELPYRLREGACHALEEYAERLQKAGPGLRTHCYRAALETVIRRARPELRRPGVQGIPRVHELKIEEYVQQGLQRVGLDPQLPLNLAALQAHLAQENRVVAFFSLALLLAPLVETLILLDRLLYLQEQALSPRFPC
- the METTL25B gene encoding methyltransferase-like protein 25B isoform X4 codes for the protein MWQCWEEAGNEEFFTDNLWDTLPCSWQEALDGLKPPQLATMLLGMPGEGEVVRYRSVWPLTLLALKSTACALAFTRTPGFQTPSEFLENPSQSSRLTAPFRKHVRPKKQHEIRRLGELVKKLSDFTGCTQVVDVGSGQGHLSRFMALGLGLMVKSIEGDQRLVERAQRLDQELLQALEKEEKRNPQVVQTSPRHSPHHVVRWVDPAALCDELLLPLENPCQGRARLLLTGLHTCGDLSVALLRHFSCCPAVVALASVGCCYMKLSDPGGYPLSQWVAGLPGYELPYRLREGACHALEEYAERLQKAGPGLRTHCYRAALETVIRRARPELRRPGVQGIPRVHELKIEEYVQQGLQRVGLDPQLPLNLAALQAHLAQENRVVAFFSLALLLAPLVETLILLDRLLYLQEQALSPRFPC